Proteins encoded together in one Marinobacter sp. Arc7-DN-1 window:
- a CDS encoding MaoC/PaaZ C-terminal domain-containing protein, with translation MSDTLDTLDTLDTLDTLDTLENITYDELNEGDTATFIRTLSEDELVLFAAVSGDVNPVHLDSDFAACSRFKERIAHGMWSGSLISAALATVMPGPGTIYLEQSLSFRRPVKLDDTLTVNLKVLRKDPRNRIVVGCDVRNQNGQQVVSGQARVIAPTEKVSLHKPRLPRITIES, from the coding sequence ATGAGCGATACCCTTGATACTCTTGATACTCTTGATACTCTTGATACTCTTGATACTCTTGAAAATATTACCTATGACGAGCTGAACGAGGGCGATACCGCCACCTTCATACGCACCCTTTCGGAAGACGAGCTGGTGCTGTTTGCGGCGGTGTCCGGTGACGTGAATCCGGTACACCTGGACTCCGATTTCGCCGCCTGCTCCAGGTTCAAGGAACGCATTGCCCATGGCATGTGGAGCGGCTCCCTGATTTCAGCGGCACTGGCAACGGTTATGCCTGGCCCGGGCACCATTTACCTGGAGCAGAGCCTGTCATTCAGGCGTCCGGTAAAGCTGGATGACACCCTGACGGTAAACCTGAAAGTGCTGCGCAAGGATCCGAGAAACCGTATTGTGGTTGGCTGTGATGTGCGGAACCAGAATGGCCAGCAGGTGGTCTCCGGCCAAGCCAGGGTTATTGCGCCGACGGAAAAAGTCTCCCTGCACAAGCCTCGGCTACCCAGGATCACCATCGAGAGCTGA
- a CDS encoding tetratricopeptide repeat protein has product MARYNRLKNTLAWSLLLVLLGGCAGQTVQEPEPAQTNPELARSFAREGQLALEQGRRNAAAEAWQKAVELDPGNAVVVNNLALVMKDQHRFAEAAKLLETGISNSPEVAELHYNLAVIAELYLLELDRALTHYNRYRVLTEEDDQLVTGWIADLERRLQ; this is encoded by the coding sequence ATGGCTCGTTATAACCGGTTGAAGAACACGTTGGCCTGGAGTCTTCTGCTGGTTCTGCTGGGCGGCTGCGCCGGGCAAACCGTTCAGGAGCCTGAACCCGCACAGACGAACCCGGAGTTGGCAAGAAGCTTCGCAAGGGAGGGGCAGCTGGCTCTGGAGCAGGGCCGCAGGAATGCCGCCGCCGAGGCGTGGCAGAAAGCCGTTGAGCTGGACCCGGGCAACGCGGTCGTCGTTAATAACCTGGCATTGGTGATGAAGGATCAACACCGCTTTGCCGAAGCCGCGAAGCTGCTCGAGACCGGTATTTCGAACTCGCCGGAGGTTGCCGAGCTGCATTACAACCTGGCCGTGATTGCTGAACTGTATCTGTTGGAACTCGACAGGGCGCTGACTCACTACAACCGCTATCGGGTACTGACGGAAGAAGACGACCAGCTCGTCACCGGATGGATTGCCGATCTGGAACGGAGGCTGCAATAG
- a CDS encoding ExbD/TolR family protein, with protein MRTSRKARRIQRQRHYGRMHRPGGLNLVSLMDIFTILVFFLMVNSSDVKVMKNTADVPLPKSTAQQEAAENLTVQVTGNAILVQGKEVARLEGIETGDDRISGLSEELTWRRNRWTEIPEEGLEVTIMAGRDTDYRLLRKVMQTCVDAQYRQVRLAVEGEVRNG; from the coding sequence GTGAGAACATCCCGAAAGGCCCGCAGGATCCAGCGGCAGCGGCACTACGGCCGCATGCACAGACCGGGTGGCCTGAACCTGGTGTCGCTGATGGACATCTTCACCATTCTGGTTTTCTTTCTGATGGTGAATTCCTCCGATGTGAAAGTCATGAAGAACACCGCCGATGTGCCGTTGCCGAAATCGACGGCACAGCAGGAAGCCGCAGAGAATCTCACGGTGCAGGTAACCGGCAACGCCATTCTGGTACAGGGAAAGGAAGTGGCCCGGCTGGAGGGAATCGAAACGGGAGATGACCGTATTTCCGGTTTGTCGGAGGAGCTCACCTGGCGACGTAACCGCTGGACCGAGATCCCCGAGGAGGGACTGGAAGTTACCATCATGGCCGGTCGCGATACCGATTACCGGCTGCTCCGGAAAGTGATGCAGACCTGTGTTGATGCGCAATACCGGCAGGTGCGGCTTGCGGTGGAAGGGGAGGTTCGCAATGGCTGA
- a CDS encoding VWA domain-containing protein: MDALRAIKPRLLSLFALVLAFNLPLPVTAQEADDVQLPGQSDVRIIVDISGSMKDTDPTNLRQPAVRLLARLLPEGATAGVWTFGQYVNMLVPHREVNDQWRDTAIGRSEQINSVALRTNLGKAIEVASDGYYTDGDLSRTHFILLTDGKVDISADSAANSAEEQRILEKIVPDLVARGATFHPVALSQAADTDFLRALATKSGGRYQIAETADALNLAFLEALNTAVPQEQIPIEGDGFTVDDGVREFTALIFWGEKETTATRELELIGPDGGAVSLADSPDNVRWAREAGYDLVTVNDPPAGEWRLNGELGEGSRVTVVSDLRMVVNPFPATFSSERPVDIRIAFFEEQEKITNPDFLGVLDVELTITSEDGRSGTKVLSAGQPPEDGTYRDAVRRLPAAGLYRMDVVADGQTFSRKFSATVGFTVPEGAEPAEPVGEPLGAPQPEAEAPEPVAEQPEPEIAPPIDVSQVEEPPAPTAEQPEPEQPEPEGPASESTEPAEGQDSFPVPMSVIAAAAGGVALFAGVVWVALRQRKKRQEALAEAASEREALEDLEEKPESEPEPEPEPEPEPEPEPEEIPEVTEEMPDDDRAELEAVIDEHEAALKAGDESLDEPEVQTEEDIPVADTLVEEEPADSDEDVPELEDVADPSDADLPEDDDDEEFGLEDFDLSEFDDLPDFDQDDSGLPDNGPKKKPDDKDQKK, encoded by the coding sequence ATGGATGCCTTGAGAGCGATTAAACCGAGATTGCTGAGCCTGTTTGCACTGGTTCTCGCATTCAACCTGCCCCTGCCGGTAACGGCGCAGGAGGCTGACGATGTTCAGTTGCCCGGACAATCGGATGTGCGGATTATTGTCGATATCTCCGGCTCCATGAAGGACACCGATCCGACAAACCTGCGTCAGCCTGCCGTAAGACTGCTTGCCCGACTCTTGCCAGAGGGCGCGACGGCCGGGGTCTGGACCTTCGGGCAGTATGTGAACATGCTGGTTCCGCACCGTGAGGTGAACGATCAGTGGCGGGATACGGCCATCGGGCGCTCGGAGCAGATTAATTCTGTTGCCCTGAGAACCAATCTGGGCAAGGCCATTGAAGTTGCCAGCGATGGTTACTACACCGACGGTGATCTGAGCAGAACCCACTTTATCCTGCTGACCGATGGCAAGGTGGATATTTCCGCCGATTCTGCTGCAAATTCTGCCGAGGAGCAGCGCATCCTTGAAAAGATTGTTCCCGATCTGGTTGCCAGGGGCGCTACTTTTCACCCGGTCGCGCTTTCTCAAGCCGCTGATACGGATTTTCTGAGGGCGCTGGCCACGAAATCCGGCGGTCGCTATCAGATTGCTGAAACCGCGGACGCCCTGAACCTTGCTTTTCTGGAGGCCCTGAACACGGCGGTTCCCCAGGAACAGATTCCGATTGAGGGCGACGGCTTTACTGTTGACGACGGCGTTCGTGAGTTTACCGCTCTGATCTTCTGGGGTGAGAAAGAAACTACGGCCACCCGTGAGCTTGAGCTGATTGGCCCGGATGGCGGCGCAGTCAGCCTGGCGGATTCCCCAGACAACGTCCGTTGGGCAAGAGAAGCCGGGTACGATCTGGTTACGGTGAATGACCCGCCCGCCGGGGAGTGGCGACTGAACGGAGAACTGGGTGAGGGCAGCCGGGTGACGGTGGTCAGCGATCTGCGAATGGTGGTCAATCCATTCCCGGCCACCTTTTCTTCGGAACGTCCGGTCGATATCCGAATCGCCTTTTTTGAAGAACAGGAAAAGATCACCAACCCGGACTTTTTGGGAGTCCTGGACGTTGAGCTGACCATCACCTCCGAGGATGGCCGTAGTGGAACAAAGGTGTTGTCAGCCGGGCAACCACCGGAAGACGGTACCTATCGGGATGCGGTCAGGCGGCTGCCGGCTGCCGGCCTGTACCGGATGGATGTGGTTGCCGATGGCCAGACCTTCAGCCGCAAGTTCAGTGCGACTGTCGGGTTTACGGTTCCGGAAGGCGCCGAACCTGCCGAACCGGTTGGTGAGCCATTGGGCGCGCCGCAACCAGAGGCTGAAGCACCAGAACCAGTGGCTGAACAGCCTGAGCCGGAGATTGCCCCACCCATAGATGTGAGTCAGGTAGAAGAGCCTCCTGCGCCGACGGCCGAGCAACCTGAACCAGAGCAACCTGAGCCAGAGGGCCCCGCATCGGAGTCAACGGAACCGGCGGAGGGGCAGGATAGCTTCCCGGTACCCATGTCGGTGATCGCTGCCGCTGCGGGTGGGGTTGCACTGTTTGCCGGCGTTGTATGGGTCGCCCTTCGTCAGCGCAAGAAGCGCCAGGAGGCCCTGGCGGAGGCTGCTTCTGAGCGGGAGGCTCTGGAAGACCTGGAAGAGAAGCCCGAGTCCGAACCAGAACCGGAACCCGAACCGGAACCGGAACCGGAACCGGAACCAGAGGAAATTCCGGAGGTCACTGAGGAAATGCCGGACGATGATAGGGCGGAACTTGAAGCGGTGATCGATGAGCACGAAGCGGCGCTGAAGGCCGGCGATGAGTCGCTGGATGAACCGGAAGTGCAGACGGAAGAGGATATCCCGGTGGCCGATACGCTGGTGGAGGAAGAGCCCGCTGATTCGGATGAGGACGTTCCGGAACTGGAAGACGTCGCCGATCCGTCTGACGCCGACCTCCCGGAAGACGATGACGATGAGGAATTCGGGCTTGAGGATTTTGACCTGTCCGAGTTCGACGATTTACCCGATTTTGACCAGGACGATTCCGGATTGCCGGATAACGGTCCGAAAAAGAAACCCGACGACAAAGATCAGAAAAAGTAA
- a CDS encoding ExbD/TolR family protein, whose amino-acid sequence MRRRHRRLSTSPELDITAFLNLMIVLVPVLLLGMVFSQVRIIELNFPGMEAGEVPKADELRLVVTLIPAGIEIADSDRGLIRVLPKKQGAQDFEALGDVLRQVKGRLPEKTDVVLEVGPDIDYQTLVTAMDTVRSYPAVVAASVVEAELFPDVSLMDASDNRQLAATVQEESGEGA is encoded by the coding sequence ATGAGACGCCGACACCGCAGGCTGAGTACATCGCCGGAGCTGGACATAACCGCCTTTCTGAACCTCATGATCGTTCTGGTGCCGGTTTTGTTGCTGGGCATGGTGTTCAGCCAGGTCCGCATAATTGAACTGAACTTTCCCGGAATGGAGGCCGGGGAAGTTCCAAAAGCCGATGAGCTTCGCCTGGTGGTAACACTGATTCCGGCGGGTATCGAAATTGCTGACAGCGATCGGGGGCTGATTCGTGTGCTTCCGAAAAAACAGGGTGCACAGGACTTTGAAGCGCTTGGTGACGTCCTTCGCCAGGTGAAAGGCCGGCTACCGGAGAAGACCGATGTGGTGCTGGAAGTCGGTCCCGATATCGATTACCAGACGCTGGTTACCGCCATGGATACGGTTCGCTCATACCCGGCCGTGGTGGCGGCCAGTGTGGTGGAGGCCGAGCTGTTTCCGGACGTTTCCCTGATGGATGCATCGGATAATCGCCAGTTGGCGGCCACTGTCCAGGAAGAATCCGGGGAGGGCGCGTGA
- a CDS encoding MotA/TolQ/ExbB proton channel family protein, translating to MLDTIVRFFQEGGPFMYPIAVVLALGLAITLERFFYLSGVRRRNRAAFERGILPLLQKRDYQRAMKAASNSDSAIASIMGAGIGRLLSNSRREDIEYAMEEGLMEVLPRLEKRTQYLATLANIATLLGLLGTIIGLIAAFTAVAAADPSQKASLLSESISVAMNTTAFGLMSAIPLLMFHAVLQTRTNEIVDSFEMAGVKLLNIVSDPVSNPNAQPSAA from the coding sequence ATGCTGGACACCATCGTACGTTTTTTCCAGGAAGGCGGCCCCTTCATGTACCCCATTGCTGTTGTATTGGCGCTGGGCCTGGCCATTACCCTGGAACGATTTTTCTACCTCTCCGGGGTGAGGCGGCGCAACCGGGCGGCCTTCGAACGGGGCATCCTGCCATTGCTGCAGAAGCGTGATTACCAGCGGGCCATGAAAGCGGCAAGCAACTCGGATAGCGCCATTGCCTCCATCATGGGCGCGGGCATCGGTCGGTTGCTGAGCAACAGCCGGCGGGAAGATATTGAATACGCCATGGAGGAGGGTCTGATGGAAGTCCTTCCACGGCTGGAAAAGCGCACCCAGTACCTGGCGACCCTGGCCAACATCGCCACCCTTCTGGGGTTGTTGGGCACGATTATCGGCCTGATTGCAGCCTTTACCGCAGTGGCAGCGGCAGACCCATCCCAGAAAGCCAGCCTGCTTTCCGAGAGCATATCCGTGGCCATGAACACCACTGCCTTTGGACTGATGTCGGCGATACCCTTGTTAATGTTCCATGCCGTGCTGCAGACCCGCACCAACGAAATTGTGGACAGTTTTGAAATGGCGGGTGTGAAACTGCTGAACATTGTTTCTGATCCTGTTTCGAACCCCAATGCCCAGCCATCCGCAGCCTGA
- a CDS encoding vWA domain-containing protein — protein MLIDFFLEVRRAKVPASLREFLDLLEALQHRLAFADMEEFYYLARLCLVKDERHFDKFDRAFQAYFEGIQNLDDLLEALIPDDWLRAEFEKHLSEEEKAQIDSLGGLEELIETFKKRMEEQQERHAGGNKWIGTGGTSPFGANGYNPEGFRIGQKNGRHGRAVKVWEKREYKDLDDSITLGIRNIKVALRRLRKFARQGAADQLDMDDTIRSTARNAGYLDLKMVPERHNAVKVLIFFDVGGSMDPHIRVCEELFSAARLEFKHMEYFYFHNFIYESVWKNNIRRMNETMSTWDILHKYTPDYKVIFVGDATMAPYEISHPGGSIEHWNEEAGATWFQRISDHFRKVVWLNPLPENYWGTGGSLGMTRQLVNDHMYPLTVEGLESAMKQLSK, from the coding sequence ATGTTGATTGATTTTTTTCTTGAAGTCCGGCGCGCAAAGGTACCGGCCAGCCTGCGGGAATTCCTGGATTTGCTGGAAGCCCTGCAGCATCGGCTCGCCTTTGCCGACATGGAAGAGTTCTATTATCTGGCGCGTCTTTGCCTGGTCAAGGATGAGCGCCACTTCGACAAGTTTGACAGGGCTTTCCAGGCGTATTTCGAGGGCATCCAGAACCTGGATGACCTGCTCGAAGCGCTGATTCCGGATGACTGGCTGCGGGCCGAGTTCGAAAAGCACCTGTCCGAGGAAGAGAAGGCCCAAATCGACTCTCTCGGTGGTCTCGAGGAGCTGATCGAGACGTTCAAGAAGCGCATGGAAGAGCAGCAGGAACGCCATGCCGGGGGTAACAAGTGGATTGGCACCGGCGGTACCTCGCCATTCGGTGCCAATGGCTACAACCCCGAAGGCTTCCGGATCGGCCAGAAAAACGGCCGCCATGGCCGGGCCGTCAAGGTGTGGGAGAAGCGTGAATACAAAGATCTGGACGACAGCATTACCCTGGGCATCCGCAACATCAAGGTGGCGTTGCGGCGGTTGAGGAAGTTTGCCCGCCAGGGTGCGGCGGACCAGCTGGATATGGACGACACCATCCGCTCCACCGCCCGGAATGCCGGTTACCTGGACCTGAAAATGGTGCCGGAGCGGCACAACGCGGTGAAGGTGCTGATCTTCTTCGACGTAGGCGGCTCCATGGACCCGCACATCCGCGTCTGTGAGGAGTTATTCTCCGCCGCGCGTCTCGAATTCAAGCACATGGAATATTTTTACTTCCACAACTTTATCTACGAGAGCGTCTGGAAGAACAACATCCGCCGGATGAACGAGACCATGAGCACCTGGGACATCCTTCACAAATACACGCCGGACTACAAAGTCATCTTTGTGGGTGACGCCACCATGGCGCCCTATGAGATTTCCCACCCGGGCGGCTCGATTGAGCACTGGAATGAGGAAGCGGGCGCCACCTGGTTCCAGCGCATTTCCGACCACTTCCGCAAGGTAGTCTGGCTCAACCCGTTGCCCGAGAACTACTGGGGCACCGGCGGCTCACTGGGCATGACCCGGCAGCTGGTTAACGACCACATGTACCCGCTCACCGTTGAAGGCCTTGAATCGGCCATGAAGCAACTGAGCAAATAA
- a CDS encoding AgmX/PglI C-terminal domain-containing protein: MADTLSPAGHSAGLPWGRDTGENLRFGAIVGVTLALLLPPALLIPTLDLPEIQRSEAEQIPPRLARLVERPKPIVTPEPVTPEPARREPVEPEPEPEARKKEPEKAPPEPVKAEPKPEPRPEPALARQAKPRQTTEQAREKASRSGLLAMKDRLASLREPEPAPAQQFVANTDSDSMARTVPPGDSGKVLSGSGGVTDTVAPETSVNVAGHEVRKVEAPVEETRAVAAKPANPGPSVGERAMSNIRKVFDAQKTALYSLYRRELRQDPTLEGKVLLELVIEPDGSVSACDVVSSELQHPSLEQRIAMRVRLFNFGADKVGTRTVRFPIDFLPG; encoded by the coding sequence ATGGCTGATACCTTGTCTCCTGCGGGGCATTCCGCCGGGCTGCCGTGGGGCCGGGATACCGGTGAGAACCTCCGGTTTGGTGCCATTGTCGGGGTGACGTTGGCGCTGTTACTGCCTCCGGCACTGTTGATTCCGACACTGGACCTGCCGGAGATTCAACGCAGCGAGGCTGAACAGATCCCGCCCAGGCTCGCGCGCCTTGTGGAGCGGCCAAAACCCATTGTTACACCAGAGCCTGTGACGCCAGAGCCTGCCAGACGGGAGCCGGTTGAGCCAGAGCCGGAGCCCGAGGCTCGAAAAAAAGAACCGGAAAAGGCGCCCCCTGAGCCGGTGAAGGCTGAACCGAAACCCGAGCCCCGGCCGGAGCCTGCCCTTGCCCGGCAGGCCAAACCCCGGCAAACCACTGAGCAGGCGAGGGAGAAGGCGTCCCGGTCCGGGCTGCTGGCGATGAAAGACCGGCTGGCCTCCCTCAGGGAGCCTGAACCGGCGCCGGCCCAGCAATTCGTGGCGAATACGGATTCCGACAGCATGGCGCGCACCGTTCCCCCCGGGGATTCCGGGAAGGTGCTCAGTGGCAGTGGCGGGGTTACAGACACTGTGGCCCCGGAAACATCGGTGAATGTGGCCGGGCACGAAGTCAGGAAAGTCGAAGCGCCTGTTGAGGAAACCCGTGCCGTAGCGGCGAAGCCGGCTAATCCCGGGCCGTCCGTCGGTGAGCGGGCCATGAGCAATATTCGCAAGGTATTTGACGCCCAGAAAACCGCACTCTATTCCCTGTACCGGCGGGAGTTGCGGCAGGACCCAACGCTTGAAGGCAAGGTGTTGCTGGAACTGGTGATCGAACCAGACGGTTCGGTTTCCGCCTGTGACGTTGTCAGCTCCGAATTGCAGCATCCGTCCCTGGAGCAGCGTATTGCCATGAGGGTAAGGTTGTTCAATTTCGGTGCCGACAAGGTCGGGACCCGCACGGTTCGGTTCCCGATTGATTTCCTGCCCGGCTGA
- a CDS encoding AAA family ATPase codes for MKFTGTENYVATDDLQMAVNAAITLQRPLLIKGEPGTGKTLLAEEMAAGLGMKLIPWHIKSTTKAQQGLYEYDAVSRLRDSQLGDEKVKDIGNYIVKGKLWEAFEADEQVVLLIDEIDKADIEFPNDLLLELDRMEFFVYETQESVKAKHRPIIVITSNNEKELPDAFLRRCFFHYISFPDHDTMQAIVDVHFPGLQQEIVRDALEVFFDVRKVPGLKKKPSTSELIDWLKLLMADELSAKMLQEKDTSSALPPLYGALVKNEQDVHLLQKLAFMARRRS; via the coding sequence ATGAAGTTTACCGGTACCGAGAACTATGTAGCCACCGATGACCTGCAAATGGCCGTCAACGCCGCTATCACACTTCAGCGTCCGCTGTTGATCAAGGGCGAGCCCGGCACCGGAAAAACCCTGCTGGCGGAAGAAATGGCCGCAGGCCTTGGCATGAAACTGATCCCGTGGCACATCAAGTCCACCACCAAGGCCCAGCAGGGGCTTTACGAATACGATGCGGTATCGCGCCTGCGGGACTCGCAACTGGGTGATGAGAAGGTCAAGGACATCGGCAATTACATCGTCAAGGGCAAGCTCTGGGAAGCCTTTGAAGCCGATGAACAGGTGGTTCTGCTGATTGATGAAATCGACAAGGCTGACATCGAATTCCCCAATGACCTCCTGCTGGAACTCGATCGCATGGAGTTTTTCGTCTATGAGACCCAGGAATCGGTAAAAGCAAAGCACCGGCCGATCATTGTCATCACCAGTAACAATGAAAAAGAACTGCCCGATGCGTTTCTGCGCCGGTGTTTCTTCCACTACATCAGTTTCCCGGACCATGACACCATGCAGGCTATCGTGGATGTCCATTTCCCGGGCTTGCAGCAGGAAATCGTTCGTGATGCCCTGGAAGTGTTTTTCGATGTACGCAAGGTGCCGGGGCTCAAGAAAAAACCCTCCACCTCGGAGCTGATTGACTGGCTGAAGCTGTTGATGGCCGATGAGCTCTCGGCAAAAATGTTGCAGGAGAAAGATACCAGCTCGGCGTTGCCGCCTCTGTACGGTGCCCTGGTGAAGAACGAGCAGGATGTGCACCTGTTGCAGAAGCTCGCCTTCATGGCCCGTCGCCGCAGCTGA
- a CDS encoding tetratricopeptide repeat protein: MRRLAPRFFTALFIALFIALFISLCLASPAIAQESFRVDLGRDGETIGDMRPVFLTFESRPMPAISPSEVVRRYHRLFLNSDEPEVRIDALNRLSNIRDKSGEDIGFSVSEEQKVYREAISSYESILERGSFGGRLDELLYQMAKAHALTGHDQESIQRLKQLVGLYPDSALVPEARFRIAESAFASGRYAEAETGYRHLVESGENGEFSTKARYMLGWSQFKQGAGAWDRAANTFVTVLDEFLPDAQSLEDVNESSVDTIDDTFRVLALMAARKRGPETLISWLDETRMRPWAHLLFDRLADYYAVQGQTEASVAVNQAFIRYAPDHAKVPAFMLQVVDVWQRAALPERIREARAGFVARFGSDAGYDRLNPGEQEKWQSFSRVLADFQYNRGTNSANTGDVTAARAAFVSAAGYYEGLARRSVRIGEILRLAGDARLQAGQFPEALANFRRAAYEVANYSEAADAGWAAITLLRDGLNGRRTSQGFSPGLEEVSAEADQFAERFSGDARNAGLMADLSARWLATGNHQRALDYSARVITGAEATARERYAAWQVTAEVRQHQDEYGLAERAWKQALDLAENGDPGDLPGDQAENVRKQLATVVYRQGERAAAKGKTEDAVRHFRRVGSVLPGSDLAIKGRYDAANTLLKASDWSGAIEDLERFRSDFPGHELVSGIPEKLVHAWVASGQPALAASELLQMAAGQPDPWQLRLRAAALLHDAGNIAERNALYRDYLATGVVAGDGPGHLRLQTMRHRLMESGVEGDDWREALVSAELESPWHSPETLEWASRASMVLGARAAAAFTSIELTHPLEDSLERKQGALEAARQRFLDAEALGAEAVLSESLYRRAELYRGLARDLMASSVPADLNELETMQYQMLLEEEAYPFEEKAIRLHTENHRRITARGYDAWIGRSLGVLADLHPGRYQRKVKWLSWNMEAGDGSL, encoded by the coding sequence GTGAGACGACTGGCCCCAAGGTTTTTCACCGCACTTTTCATCGCACTTTTCATTGCACTTTTCATTTCACTCTGTCTCGCCTCGCCAGCGATAGCCCAGGAATCCTTCCGGGTCGATCTCGGGCGCGATGGCGAAACCATCGGTGACATGCGCCCCGTTTTTCTGACATTCGAATCCCGCCCCATGCCCGCTATTTCGCCATCGGAAGTGGTGCGTCGCTACCATCGCCTGTTTCTGAACTCCGATGAGCCTGAGGTAAGGATCGATGCCCTGAACCGTCTGAGTAATATTCGCGACAAATCCGGTGAGGACATCGGCTTCTCTGTGTCCGAGGAACAGAAGGTCTACCGTGAGGCCATCAGTAGCTACGAATCGATTCTGGAACGAGGCTCTTTTGGCGGGCGGCTTGATGAACTGCTGTATCAGATGGCCAAGGCCCATGCGCTGACGGGTCACGATCAGGAATCCATCCAGCGCCTGAAACAACTGGTCGGGCTTTATCCTGATTCAGCACTGGTGCCAGAGGCCAGATTCCGGATTGCGGAATCCGCCTTTGCTTCCGGTCGCTATGCAGAGGCAGAAACTGGCTATCGACACCTGGTTGAATCCGGCGAAAACGGAGAATTCAGCACCAAGGCCAGGTATATGCTGGGCTGGAGTCAGTTCAAGCAGGGTGCCGGGGCCTGGGACCGGGCAGCCAACACCTTCGTTACGGTTCTGGACGAGTTCCTGCCAGACGCCCAAAGTCTGGAAGACGTCAACGAATCCAGTGTCGACACGATCGATGATACCTTCCGCGTGCTTGCCTTGATGGCCGCGAGAAAGCGCGGCCCCGAGACGCTGATTTCCTGGCTGGACGAGACCCGGATGCGTCCCTGGGCGCATCTTTTGTTTGACCGGCTCGCGGATTATTACGCTGTCCAGGGGCAGACAGAGGCCAGCGTTGCCGTTAACCAGGCATTTATTCGCTACGCGCCGGATCACGCTAAGGTTCCCGCCTTCATGTTGCAGGTCGTCGATGTCTGGCAGCGGGCTGCTCTGCCCGAGCGGATCCGTGAGGCGAGGGCAGGGTTCGTTGCACGTTTCGGGTCCGATGCTGGCTACGATCGCCTCAACCCGGGCGAGCAGGAAAAATGGCAAAGCTTCAGCCGGGTGCTGGCGGACTTTCAGTATAACCGGGGAACAAATTCGGCTAACACGGGCGATGTAACCGCTGCCAGGGCGGCTTTTGTTTCGGCTGCTGGGTATTACGAGGGGCTTGCCCGGCGGTCGGTCCGGATCGGTGAAATCCTTCGGCTGGCGGGCGACGCCCGGCTCCAGGCAGGACAGTTCCCCGAGGCACTGGCGAACTTCAGGCGCGCAGCTTATGAGGTGGCGAATTACAGCGAGGCGGCTGATGCCGGCTGGGCGGCCATTACGTTGCTGCGCGATGGCCTCAATGGCCGGCGAACCAGCCAGGGATTCAGCCCCGGGCTCGAGGAAGTTTCTGCCGAAGCGGATCAATTCGCAGAACGTTTTTCCGGAGATGCCAGAAACGCCGGCCTGATGGCGGATCTGTCCGCCCGCTGGCTCGCCACAGGCAACCACCAGCGCGCCCTGGATTACAGCGCGAGAGTCATCACCGGTGCCGAAGCTACCGCCCGGGAACGTTATGCAGCATGGCAGGTAACCGCAGAAGTCCGGCAGCACCAGGACGAATACGGTCTTGCGGAAAGGGCCTGGAAGCAGGCTCTGGACCTCGCTGAAAACGGCGACCCCGGGGATCTTCCAGGGGATCAGGCGGAGAATGTCCGAAAACAGCTCGCCACGGTTGTATACCGTCAGGGCGAGCGGGCCGCGGCCAAAGGCAAGACCGAAGATGCGGTCCGGCACTTCCGCCGCGTCGGTTCTGTGCTGCCCGGATCAGACCTGGCCATCAAGGGCCGCTACGACGCCGCCAACACCCTTCTCAAAGCCTCGGATTGGTCCGGGGCCATTGAAGATCTTGAGCGTTTCCGGTCGGATTTCCCCGGGCATGAGCTGGTGTCGGGCATCCCTGAAAAGCTGGTCCACGCCTGGGTTGCATCCGGGCAGCCAGCGCTGGCTGCCTCAGAGCTCCTGCAGATGGCGGCAGGCCAACCTGACCCCTGGCAGCTGCGGCTCAGAGCTGCCGCATTGCTCCATGACGCTGGCAATATCGCTGAACGCAACGCGCTGTACCGTGACTATCTGGCCACTGGCGTCGTTGCCGGGGATGGTCCGGGCCACCTGCGCCTTCAGACCATGCGTCACCGCCTTATGGAATCCGGCGTTGAGGGGGATGACTGGCGGGAAGCACTGGTCAGCGCGGAGCTGGAAAGCCCCTGGCACAGCCCGGAGACCCTTGAGTGGGCTTCTCGTGCCTCAATGGTTCTCGGTGCCCGTGCCGCAGCCGCTTTCACCAGTATCGAACTGACCCATCCCCTGGAAGATTCGCTGGAACGCAAGCAGGGCGCGCTGGAAGCCGCGCGTCAACGATTCCTGGATGCCGAGGCACTCGGCGCTGAGGCGGTGCTGTCCGAGTCCCTTTACCGGCGTGCGGAACTTTACCGGGGGCTGGCCCGGGACCTGATGGCGTCGTCAGTGCCGGCTGATCTGAACGAGCTGGAGACCATGCAATACCAGATGCTGCTGGAAGAGGAAGCCTATCCGTTTGAAGAGAAGGCAATTCGGCTGCACACCGAGAACCACCGGCGGATCACCGCCCGGGGGTACGATGCATGGATTGGCCGCAGCCTGGGCGTTCTGGCCGATCTGCATCCGGGGCGTTACCAACGCAAGGTGAAATGGTTGAGCTGGAACATGGAGGCGGGTGATGGCTCGTTATAA